A stretch of the bacterium genome encodes the following:
- the cheB gene encoding chemotaxis-specific protein-glutamate methyltransferase CheB, with product MNPTIRVLIVENSDLMRSLYVRLLAQNPAIEVAGEAKNLAAAREMTLSLRPDVILLQIQMLDEETFTFLKSRMALSPIPVIALGAPENPGNLPYAECGVVGFLRKPVAIIGMELALFRDELIQEIQSAAHPHPDRGAPAAAFGGTVVAIGSSTGGTEALRSILSRLPATFPPIVIVQHMAAHFIGLLANSLDSLSPLSVQEARPGDRLRPGNIYLAPGDLHMTIRKIGGDYEVRLQGGPKVWGCRPSIDLLFESVAQSAGKNAVGVILTGMGRDGARGLAQMKSAGAATFAQDEESSVVFGMPKEAIKAGGVDKVVGLADMPRQRQLAIPESLARLHPREFPEPKPAVALRHPPGR from the coding sequence ATGAACCCCACCATTCGAGTGCTGATCGTCGAAAACTCCGACTTGATGCGGAGCCTTTACGTGCGGCTTCTCGCGCAGAACCCGGCCATCGAGGTGGCCGGCGAGGCGAAGAATCTCGCCGCCGCGCGCGAGATGACCCTCTCCCTCCGGCCCGACGTCATCCTTCTTCAAATCCAAATGCTGGACGAGGAAACTTTTACATTCCTCAAATCCCGCATGGCCCTCTCGCCCATACCCGTCATCGCGCTCGGCGCACCCGAAAATCCCGGCAACCTGCCGTATGCCGAATGCGGCGTCGTCGGCTTTCTGCGGAAACCAGTGGCCATCATCGGGATGGAGCTGGCCCTGTTCCGGGATGAACTCATCCAGGAAATACAGTCCGCGGCGCATCCGCACCCGGACCGCGGCGCACCCGCCGCGGCATTCGGCGGCACTGTCGTCGCCATCGGCTCCTCGACCGGGGGAACAGAAGCCCTCCGGTCCATTCTGTCCCGGCTGCCCGCGACGTTTCCGCCCATCGTCATCGTCCAGCACATGGCCGCCCATTTTATCGGCCTGCTGGCGAACTCGCTCGATTCCCTCTCCCCGCTCTCCGTCCAGGAGGCCCGGCCCGGCGACAGGCTCCGGCCCGGCAACATATACCTCGCGCCCGGCGATTTGCACATGACCATCCGGAAAATCGGGGGAGACTACGAGGTCCGCCTTCAGGGCGGGCCGAAAGTATGGGGTTGCCGACCGAGCATTGATTTGCTCTTCGAGTCCGTCGCCCAGAGCGCCGGGAAAAATGCCGTGGGCGTCATCCTGACGGGGATGGGACGCGACGGCGCCAGGGGCCTGGCGCAGATGAAATCAGCCGGAGCCGCCACCTTCGCCCAGGACGAGGAGAGTTCCGTCGTCTTCGGGATGCCGAAGGAAGCCATCAAGGCGGGCGGCGTGGACAAGGTCGTCGGGCTTGCGGATATGCCCCGCCAGAGGCAGCTCGCTATCCCCGAATCTCTTGCTCGGCTTCATCCAAGGGAATTTCCTGAGCCAAAACCTGCCGTCGCTTTACGCCATCCGCCGGGCCGATGA